A genomic window from Pseudomonas alcaligenes includes:
- a CDS encoding gamma-glutamylcyclotransferase family protein yields MAYYFAYGSNMNPARMQARGLAVEQALAGRLGGYRLCFDKRAHDHPGRAYANIRHQTGGVVEGVLYRLADEHELLKLDVYEGTPIFYSRERMPIDTQHGPIGAWLYIANPVWRSEGLAPSRAYLEHLLAGRPYLSEPYWAALAATPALDD; encoded by the coding sequence ATGGCCTACTACTTCGCCTACGGCTCCAACATGAACCCGGCGCGCATGCAGGCGCGCGGCCTGGCGGTCGAGCAGGCGCTGGCGGGGCGCCTGGGCGGCTACCGGCTGTGCTTCGACAAGCGTGCCCATGACCATCCGGGGCGAGCCTACGCCAACATCCGCCATCAGACCGGCGGGGTGGTGGAAGGCGTGCTCTATCGCCTGGCCGACGAGCACGAACTGCTCAAGCTGGATGTCTACGAGGGCACGCCGATCTTCTACAGCCGCGAGCGCATGCCGATTGACACGCAGCACGGGCCGATCGGCGCCTGGCTGTACATTGCCAACCCGGTCTGGCGCAGCGAGGGCCTGGCGCCCAGCCGCGCCTATCTCGAGCACCTGCTGGCCGGCCGGCCCTACCTGTCCGAGCCCTACTGGGCGGCGTTGGCCGCCACCCCCGCACTCGACGATTGA
- the tusA gene encoding sulfurtransferase TusA, with protein MSLQPDAILDACGLNCPEPVMMLHNKVRDLPAGGLLKVLATDPSTKRDIPKFCMFLGHELLEQGEDGGTYLYWIRKKAD; from the coding sequence ATGTCCCTGCAACCCGACGCCATTCTCGACGCCTGCGGCCTCAACTGCCCCGAGCCGGTGATGATGCTGCACAACAAGGTGCGCGACCTGCCGGCCGGCGGCCTGCTCAAGGTGCTCGCCACCGACCCCTCGACCAAGCGCGACATTCCCAAGTTCTGCATGTTCCTCGGCCACGAGCTGCTGGAGCAGGGCGAGGATGGCGGCACCTACCTGTACTGGATTCGCAAGAAGGCCGACTGA
- the rlmM gene encoding 23S rRNA (cytidine(2498)-2'-O)-methyltransferase RlmM, with translation MNTLLLHCRPGFEGEVCAEISDQAARLDVAGYAKAKPGSAHAEFICAEAEGSERLQRGLRFNRLIFPRQWARGAFIELPESDRISVLLEVLAAYPQCGSLWLEVFDSNEGKELSNFCRKFEAPLRKALGKAGRLVEDAGKPRLLLTFRSGREVFVGIAPANNCAMWPMGIPRLKFPREAPSRSTLKLEEAWHHFIPRAEWDARLAAGMTAVDLGAAPGGWTWQLVNRSLKVIAVDNGPMAESLMYSGLVEHQRADGFTFRPRRPVDWMVCDIVEKPARTAALIETWLGEGLCREAVVNLKLPMKQRYAEVQRLLERIDSGLKARGLKVAIGCKQLYHDREEVTCHVRRL, from the coding sequence ATGAATACCCTGTTACTGCACTGTCGCCCCGGCTTCGAAGGCGAAGTCTGCGCCGAGATCAGCGACCAGGCCGCGCGCCTGGACGTGGCCGGCTATGCCAAGGCCAAACCGGGCAGCGCCCATGCCGAGTTCATCTGCGCCGAGGCCGAGGGGAGCGAGCGCCTGCAGCGCGGCCTGCGCTTCAACCGGCTGATCTTTCCCCGGCAATGGGCGCGCGGCGCTTTCATCGAGCTGCCGGAGAGCGACCGCATCAGCGTGCTGCTGGAGGTGCTGGCTGCCTACCCGCAGTGCGGCAGCCTGTGGCTGGAGGTGTTCGACAGCAACGAGGGCAAGGAGCTGTCGAACTTCTGCAGGAAGTTCGAGGCCCCGCTACGCAAGGCGCTGGGCAAGGCCGGGCGGCTGGTCGAGGACGCCGGCAAGCCGCGCCTGCTGCTGACCTTTCGCAGCGGCCGCGAGGTGTTCGTCGGCATCGCCCCGGCGAACAACTGCGCGATGTGGCCGATGGGCATCCCGCGCCTGAAGTTCCCGCGCGAGGCGCCGAGCCGCTCCACCCTCAAGCTGGAGGAGGCCTGGCACCACTTCATCCCGCGCGCCGAGTGGGATGCCCGCCTGGCCGCCGGCATGACCGCCGTCGACCTGGGCGCCGCGCCCGGCGGCTGGACCTGGCAACTGGTCAACCGCTCGCTCAAGGTCATCGCCGTGGACAACGGTCCCATGGCCGAGAGCCTGATGTATTCCGGCCTGGTCGAGCACCAGCGGGCCGACGGCTTCACCTTCCGGCCGCGGCGGCCGGTGGACTGGATGGTCTGCGACATCGTCGAGAAGCCGGCGCGCACCGCGGCGCTGATCGAGACCTGGCTGGGCGAGGGCCTGTGCCGCGAGGCGGTGGTCAACCTCAAGCTGCCGATGAAACAGCGCTACGCCGAAGTGCAGCGCCTGCTCGAGCGCATCGACAGCGGCCTCAAGGCACGCGGGCTGAAAGTGGCCATCGGCTGCAAGCAGCTGTATCACGACCGCGAGGAAGTCACCTGCCACGTGCGCCGGCTGTAA
- the acnA gene encoding aconitate hydratase AcnA, translating into MPSLDSLNCRRSLQVGGQTYHYYSLDEAASSLGDITRLPLSLKVLLENLLRFEDNVSVSAYDIKAMIDWLKQHRSDHEIQFRPARVLMQDFTGVPAVVDLAAMRAAMAAAGGDPQRINPLSPVDLVIDHSVMVDRYASPSAFDENVALEMQRNRERYAFLRWGQNAFANFRVVPPGTGICHQVNLEYLARTVWTKDEDGATWAFPDTLVGTDSHTTMINGLGVLGWGVGGIEAEAAMLGQPVSMLIPEVIGFRLSGKLREGITATDLVLTVTQMLRSKGVVGKFVEFYGDGLADLPLADRATIANMAPEYGATCGFFPVDDITLGYLRLSGRDEQTVQLVEAYAKAQGLWRRPGLDPLFSDSLELDLGTVEASLAGPRRPQDRVPLPQVSQAFDELLALQARPAGDSSRVEHNGQRYELQDGAVVIAAITSCTNTSNPSVMMAAGLLAKKAVEKGLSRKPWVKSSLAPGSKVVSEYLAVADLTRHLDQLGFELVGYGCTTCIGNSGPLLEPIEQAIQAGDLTVSAVLSGNRNFEGRVHPLVKANWLASPPLVVAYALAGSVRLDLTREPLGTGKDGAPVYLRDIWPSQAEIATAIAKVDSAMFRKEYAAVFAGDAQWQAIAVPQAATYQWQADSTYIQHPPFFEDIAGDPPHMGDIHGARILALLGDSVTTDHISPAGNIKRDSPAGRYLAEHGVAPADFNSYGSRRGNHEVMMRGTFANIRIRNEMLGGEEGGNTRHWPSGDKLAIFDAAMRYQAEGVPLVIFAGKEYGTGSSRDWAAKGTNLLGVKAVVAESFERIHRSNLVGMGVLPLQFLPGQDRKTLALSGREKVTIGGLDGVALRPHMTLALDLQREDGSHEEVEVLCRIDTQNEVEYFKAGGILHHVLRQLLKA; encoded by the coding sequence ATGCCTTCCCTGGACAGCCTCAATTGCCGTCGCAGCCTGCAGGTCGGTGGCCAGACCTATCACTATTACAGCCTGGACGAAGCGGCCAGCAGCCTGGGCGACATCACCCGCCTACCGCTGTCGCTCAAGGTGCTGCTGGAGAACCTGCTGCGCTTCGAGGACAACGTCAGCGTCAGCGCCTACGACATCAAGGCCATGATCGACTGGCTCAAGCAGCACCGCAGCGACCACGAGATCCAGTTCCGCCCGGCGCGCGTGCTGATGCAGGACTTCACCGGCGTGCCGGCGGTGGTCGACCTGGCCGCCATGCGTGCGGCCATGGCTGCGGCCGGCGGCGACCCGCAACGGATCAACCCGCTGTCGCCGGTGGACCTGGTGATCGACCACTCGGTGATGGTCGACCGCTATGCCTCGCCCAGCGCCTTCGACGAGAACGTCGCCCTGGAGATGCAGCGCAACCGCGAACGCTATGCCTTCCTGCGCTGGGGGCAGAACGCCTTCGCCAACTTCCGCGTGGTGCCGCCGGGCACCGGCATCTGCCACCAGGTCAACCTGGAATACCTGGCGCGCACCGTCTGGACCAAGGACGAGGACGGCGCCACCTGGGCCTTCCCCGACACCCTGGTGGGCACCGACTCGCACACCACCATGATCAACGGCCTCGGCGTGCTCGGCTGGGGCGTCGGCGGCATCGAGGCGGAGGCGGCCATGCTCGGCCAGCCGGTATCGATGCTGATTCCCGAGGTGATCGGCTTCAGGCTCAGCGGCAAGCTGCGCGAGGGCATCACCGCCACCGACCTGGTGCTGACGGTGACCCAGATGCTGCGCAGCAAGGGCGTGGTGGGCAAGTTCGTCGAGTTCTACGGCGACGGCCTGGCCGACCTGCCGCTGGCCGACCGCGCCACCATCGCCAACATGGCGCCGGAGTACGGTGCCACCTGCGGCTTCTTCCCGGTGGACGACATCACCCTGGGCTACCTGCGCCTGTCCGGGCGCGACGAGCAGACCGTGCAACTGGTGGAGGCCTACGCCAAGGCCCAGGGCCTGTGGCGCCGGCCCGGCCTCGACCCGCTGTTCAGCGACAGCCTGGAACTCGACCTCGGCACGGTGGAGGCCAGCCTGGCCGGGCCACGCCGCCCGCAGGACCGGGTGCCGCTGCCGCAGGTGAGCCAGGCCTTCGACGAGCTGCTGGCCCTGCAGGCCAGGCCGGCCGGCGACAGCAGCAGGGTCGAGCACAACGGCCAGCGCTATGAACTGCAGGACGGCGCCGTGGTGATCGCCGCCATCACCTCCTGCACCAACACCTCCAACCCCAGCGTGATGATGGCCGCCGGCCTGCTGGCGAAGAAGGCCGTGGAAAAGGGCCTGAGCCGCAAGCCCTGGGTCAAGAGCTCGCTGGCTCCCGGCTCCAAGGTGGTCAGCGAATACCTGGCCGTCGCCGACCTGACCCGCCACCTGGACCAGCTGGGCTTCGAACTGGTCGGCTATGGCTGCACCACCTGCATCGGCAACTCCGGGCCGCTGCTGGAGCCGATCGAGCAGGCCATCCAGGCCGGCGACCTGACGGTATCTGCGGTGCTCTCGGGCAACCGCAACTTCGAGGGCCGCGTGCACCCCCTGGTCAAGGCCAACTGGCTGGCCTCGCCGCCGCTGGTGGTGGCCTACGCCCTGGCCGGCAGCGTTCGCCTCGACCTGACCCGCGAGCCGCTGGGCACCGGCAAGGATGGCGCGCCGGTATACCTCAGGGACATCTGGCCGAGCCAGGCGGAGATCGCCACGGCCATCGCCAAGGTCGACAGCGCCATGTTCCGCAAGGAATACGCGGCGGTGTTCGCCGGCGACGCCCAGTGGCAGGCCATCGCCGTGCCGCAGGCAGCCACCTACCAGTGGCAGGCCGACTCCACCTATATCCAGCACCCGCCGTTCTTCGAGGACATCGCCGGCGACCCGCCGCACATGGGCGACATCCACGGCGCGCGCATCCTTGCCCTGCTCGGCGACTCGGTGACCACCGACCACATCTCCCCCGCCGGCAACATCAAGCGCGACAGCCCGGCCGGGCGCTACCTGGCCGAGCACGGCGTGGCACCGGCCGACTTCAATTCCTATGGCTCGCGGCGCGGCAACCACGAAGTGATGATGCGCGGCACCTTCGCCAATATCCGCATCCGCAACGAGATGCTCGGCGGCGAGGAAGGCGGCAACACCCGGCACTGGCCGAGCGGCGACAAGCTGGCGATCTTCGATGCGGCCATGCGCTACCAGGCCGAGGGCGTGCCGCTGGTGATCTTCGCCGGCAAGGAGTACGGCACCGGCTCATCCCGCGACTGGGCGGCCAAGGGCACCAACCTGCTGGGGGTGAAGGCGGTGGTCGCCGAGAGCTTCGAGCGCATCCACCGCTCCAACCTGGTCGGCATGGGCGTGCTGCCGCTGCAGTTCCTGCCCGGCCAGGACCGCAAGACCCTGGCCCTCAGCGGTCGCGAGAAGGTCACCATCGGCGGCCTGGACGGCGTCGCCCTGCGCCCGCACATGACCCTGGCGCTGGACCTTCAGCGCGAGGACGGCAGCCACGAGGAGGTGGAAGTGCTGTGCCGCATCGACACGCAGAACGAGGTCGAATACTTCAAGGCCGGCGGCATCCTGCACCACGTGCTGCGCCAGCTGCTCAAGGCCTGA
- a CDS encoding PAS domain-containing methyl-accepting chemotaxis protein, protein MKNNQPVTQRERTFPAEQRLISTTDLKGQITYCNDAFVDISGFTRDELMRAPHNIVRHPDVPPAVFAHLWATLKKGRPWMGIVKNRCKNGDHYWVNAYVTPMLDKGQVVGYESVRVKPSAEQVRRAEQLYARINAGKSAIPKRDAWLPVAQAWLPFILVSQIGFLIGHWMGSTWGFLLAALLSVPLGLAGIAWQTRGVKRLLRLAEQTTSDPLIAQMYTDSRGAEARLEMAMLSQEARLKTCLTRLQDTAERLTRQAREADQLAHNSSAGLERQRVETEQVATAINEMAATTLEVASNVARAAIATQEANRLTGEGRNVASETRAAIQRLSQSVGETGETVSRLAQDSTEIGGVVDVIKGIADQTNLLALNAAIEAARAGEMGRGFAVVADEVRSLAQRTAESTEQIHGLIAKLQRTAEEAVMTMEIGRKQADEGVERVQKADEALQGISDAVANITDMANQIAAAAEEQSAVADEINQNITTIAQLADQTAGEAQSTAQLSEALTTTAQDQYSLVERFNR, encoded by the coding sequence ATGAAAAACAACCAACCGGTCACCCAGCGCGAACGCACCTTCCCGGCCGAACAGCGGCTGATCTCCACCACCGACCTGAAAGGCCAGATCACCTACTGCAACGACGCCTTCGTCGACATCAGCGGCTTCACCCGCGACGAGCTGATGCGCGCGCCGCACAACATCGTGCGCCACCCAGACGTGCCGCCGGCCGTGTTCGCCCACCTGTGGGCAACCCTGAAGAAGGGCCGCCCGTGGATGGGCATCGTCAAGAACCGCTGCAAGAATGGCGACCACTACTGGGTCAACGCCTACGTCACGCCGATGCTGGATAAAGGCCAGGTGGTCGGCTACGAATCGGTGCGGGTCAAGCCGAGCGCCGAGCAGGTGCGCCGCGCCGAGCAGCTCTATGCGCGGATCAACGCCGGCAAGTCGGCGATTCCCAAGCGCGACGCCTGGCTGCCGGTGGCCCAGGCCTGGCTACCCTTCATCCTGGTCAGCCAGATCGGCTTCCTGATCGGCCACTGGATGGGCTCGACCTGGGGCTTCCTGCTCGCCGCCCTGCTCTCGGTGCCGCTAGGCCTGGCCGGCATCGCCTGGCAGACCCGCGGGGTCAAGCGCCTGCTGCGCCTGGCCGAGCAGACCACCTCGGACCCGCTGATCGCGCAGATGTACACCGACAGCCGCGGCGCCGAGGCGCGCCTGGAAATGGCCATGCTCAGCCAGGAAGCCCGCCTGAAGACCTGCCTGACCCGCCTGCAAGACACCGCCGAGCGCCTCACCCGCCAGGCCCGCGAGGCCGACCAACTGGCGCACAACAGCTCGGCCGGGCTGGAGCGCCAGCGCGTGGAAACCGAACAGGTGGCCACCGCGATCAACGAGATGGCTGCCACCACCCTGGAGGTGGCCAGCAACGTGGCGCGCGCCGCCATCGCCACCCAGGAAGCCAACCGCCTGACCGGCGAGGGACGCAATGTCGCCTCGGAAACCCGCGCGGCCATCCAGCGCCTGTCGCAATCGGTGGGCGAGACCGGCGAGACCGTGTCGCGCCTGGCCCAGGACAGCACCGAGATCGGCGGCGTGGTCGACGTGATCAAGGGCATCGCCGACCAGACCAACCTGCTCGCCCTCAACGCCGCCATCGAGGCGGCGCGCGCCGGCGAGATGGGCCGCGGCTTCGCCGTGGTGGCCGACGAGGTGCGCTCGCTGGCCCAGCGCACGGCCGAGTCCACCGAGCAGATCCACGGCCTGATCGCCAAGCTGCAGCGCACCGCCGAGGAGGCGGTGATGACCATGGAAATCGGCCGCAAGCAGGCCGACGAGGGCGTGGAGCGCGTGCAGAAGGCCGACGAGGCGCTGCAGGGCATCAGCGACGCAGTGGCCAACATCACCGACATGGCCAATCAGATCGCCGCCGCCGCCGAGGAGCAGAGCGCGGTAGCCGACGAGATCAACCAGAACATCACCACCATCGCCCAGCTGGCCGACCAGACGGCCGGCGAGGCGCAGAGCACCGCGCAGCTCAGCGAGGCGCTGACCACCACCGCCCAGGACCAGTACTCCCTGGTGGAGCGCTTCAACCGCTAA
- a CDS encoding alpha/beta family hydrolase — MGNGKVMVIDGDQCRARGWLWNGADGMSQGTLILAHGAGAPMDSEFMQRMAELLAARGVNVLRFEFPYMAQRRSGAGKRPPNPQGQLLDCWRAVYGEVRGLVPGPLAIGGKSMGGRMASLLADELGADALVCLGYPFYAAGKPEKPRVAHLAELRTPTLIVQGERDALGNRETVDGYRLAPGIAIEWLAAADHDLKPLKASGFTHAQHLQRAAMRVADFLRG, encoded by the coding sequence ATGGGTAATGGCAAGGTGATGGTTATTGACGGGGATCAATGCCGCGCGCGGGGATGGCTGTGGAACGGGGCGGACGGAATGTCGCAGGGCACCCTGATCCTCGCCCACGGCGCCGGCGCGCCGATGGACAGCGAGTTCATGCAGCGCATGGCCGAGCTGCTGGCGGCGCGCGGGGTGAACGTGCTGCGCTTCGAGTTTCCCTACATGGCGCAGCGCCGTTCAGGCGCAGGCAAGCGCCCGCCCAATCCGCAGGGGCAACTGCTGGACTGCTGGCGCGCGGTCTACGGCGAGGTGCGCGGCCTGGTGCCGGGGCCGCTGGCCATCGGTGGCAAGTCCATGGGCGGGCGCATGGCCAGCCTGCTGGCGGACGAGCTGGGGGCCGACGCGCTGGTCTGCCTGGGCTATCCCTTCTATGCCGCGGGCAAGCCGGAGAAGCCGCGGGTGGCGCACCTGGCCGAGCTGCGCACGCCGACCCTGATCGTCCAGGGCGAGCGCGATGCCCTGGGCAATCGCGAGACGGTCGATGGCTACCGGCTGGCGCCGGGCATCGCCATCGAATGGCTGGCGGCCGCCGATCACGACCTCAAGCCGCTCAAGGCTTCGGGTTTCACTCATGCGCAGCATTTGCAGCGGGCGGCGATGAGGGTGGCGGACTTCCTGAGGGGGTGA
- the ccoN gene encoding cytochrome-c oxidase, cbb3-type subunit I translates to MNTTSTAAYNYKVVRQFAIMTVVWGIVGMGLGVFIAAQLAWPELNFNLPWTSFGRLRPLHTNAVIFAFGGCALFATSYYSLQRTCQTRLISDKLAAFTFWGWQLVIVLAAISLPLGWTSSKEYAELEWPIDILITIVWVAYALVFFGTLMKRRTKHIYVGNWFFGGFILTVAMLHIVNNLELPVSLTKSYSLYSGATDAMVQWWYGHNAVGFFLTAGFLGMMYYFVPKQAQRPVYSYRLSIVHFWALITLYIWAGPHHLHYTALPDWAQSLGMVMSLVLLAPSWGGMINGMMTLSGAWHKLRSDPILRFLVVSLAFYGMSTFEGPMMAIKTVNALSHYTDWTIGHVHAGALGWVAMISIGSLYHLIPKVFGREQMHSLGLINSHFWLATIGTVLYIASMWVNGITQGLMWRAVNDDGTLTYSFVEALEASHIGFVVRVLGGAIFFAGMLLMAWNTWLTVRAAKPAEYDSEALIPAEVAH, encoded by the coding sequence ATGAACACAACCAGCACTGCGGCCTACAACTACAAGGTGGTCCGCCAGTTCGCCATTATGACGGTGGTTTGGGGCATAGTCGGGATGGGGCTCGGCGTGTTCATCGCCGCCCAGCTGGCCTGGCCCGAACTGAACTTCAACCTGCCGTGGACCAGCTTCGGCCGGCTGCGCCCGCTGCACACCAATGCGGTGATCTTCGCCTTCGGCGGTTGCGCGCTGTTCGCCACCAGCTACTACTCGCTGCAGCGCACCTGCCAGACCCGGCTGATCTCCGACAAGCTCGCCGCCTTCACCTTCTGGGGCTGGCAGCTGGTCATCGTCCTGGCCGCCATCAGCCTGCCGCTGGGCTGGACCAGCTCCAAGGAATACGCCGAGCTGGAGTGGCCGATCGACATCCTCATCACCATCGTCTGGGTCGCCTACGCCCTGGTGTTCTTCGGCACCCTGATGAAGCGCAGGACCAAGCACATCTACGTGGGCAACTGGTTCTTCGGCGGCTTCATCCTCACCGTGGCCATGCTGCACATCGTCAACAACCTGGAGCTGCCGGTCAGCCTGACCAAATCCTACTCGCTGTACTCAGGCGCCACCGACGCCATGGTGCAGTGGTGGTACGGCCACAACGCCGTAGGCTTCTTCCTCACCGCCGGCTTCCTGGGGATGATGTACTACTTCGTGCCCAAGCAGGCGCAGCGTCCGGTGTACTCCTATCGCCTGTCGATCGTGCACTTCTGGGCGCTGATCACCCTGTACATCTGGGCCGGTCCGCACCACCTGCACTACACCGCCCTGCCGGACTGGGCCCAGTCCCTCGGCATGGTGATGTCGCTGGTGCTGCTGGCGCCGTCCTGGGGCGGCATGATCAACGGCATGATGACCCTCTCCGGGGCCTGGCATAAGCTGCGCTCGGACCCCATCCTGCGCTTTTTGGTGGTGTCCCTGGCCTTCTACGGCATGTCCACCTTCGAAGGCCCGATGATGGCCATCAAGACCGTCAACGCCCTGTCCCACTACACCGACTGGACCATCGGCCACGTGCACGCCGGCGCCCTCGGCTGGGTGGCGATGATCTCCATCGGTTCGCTGTACCACCTGATCCCGAAGGTGTTCGGCCGCGAGCAGATGCACAGCCTCGGCCTGATCAACTCGCACTTCTGGCTCGCCACCATCGGCACCGTGCTGTACATCGCCTCCATGTGGGTCAACGGCATCACCCAGGGCCTGATGTGGCGCGCGGTGAACGACGACGGCACCCTCACCTACTCCTTCGTCGAAGCCCTGGAAGCCAGCCATATCGGCTTCGTGGTGCGGGTCCTGGGCGGCGCCATCTTCTTCGCCGGCATGCTGCTGATGGCCTGGAACACCTGGCTGACCGTGCGTGCCGCCAAGCCGGCCGAATATGACAGCGAAGCCCTGATCCCTGCTGAGGTCGCCCACTGA
- the ccoO gene encoding cytochrome-c oxidase, cbb3-type subunit II, producing the protein MSSKHEILEKNVGLLAIAMVLAVSIGGLTQIVPLFFQDVVNEPVKGMKPYTALQLEGRDIYIKEGCVGCHSQMIRPFRAETERYGHYSVAGESVWDHPFLWGSKRTGPDLARVGGRYSDDWHRAHLYNPRNVVPESKMPAYPWLVENTLDGKDSAAKMQALRTLGVPYSDEDIAGAREAVKGKTEMDALVAYLQVLGTSLKNKR; encoded by the coding sequence ATGAGCAGCAAACACGAAATACTCGAGAAGAACGTCGGCCTGCTGGCCATCGCCATGGTCCTGGCGGTGAGCATCGGCGGCCTGACCCAGATCGTCCCGCTGTTCTTCCAGGACGTGGTCAACGAGCCGGTCAAGGGCATGAAGCCCTACACCGCCCTGCAGCTGGAAGGCCGCGACATCTACATCAAGGAAGGCTGCGTCGGCTGCCACTCGCAGATGATCCGCCCGTTCCGCGCCGAGACCGAGCGCTACGGCCACTACTCGGTGGCCGGCGAGAGCGTCTGGGACCACCCCTTCCTCTGGGGCTCCAAGCGTACCGGCCCGGACCTGGCCCGTGTCGGCGGCCGCTACTCGGACGACTGGCATCGCGCCCACCTGTACAACCCGCGCAACGTGGTGCCGGAGTCGAAGATGCCGGCCTACCCCTGGCTGGTCGAGAACACCCTCGACGGCAAGGACAGCGCCGCCAAGATGCAGGCCCTGCGCACCCTCGGCGTGCCCTACAGCGACGAGGACATCGCCGGCGCCCGCGAGGCCGTCAAGGGCAAGACCGAGATGGACGCGCTGGTCGCCTACCTGCAGGTGCTTGGCACCAGCCTGAAGAACAAGAGGTAA
- the ccoP gene encoding cytochrome-c oxidase, cbb3-type subunit III, with the protein MTTFWSWYITLLTLGSLLALLWLIFATRSGERPGPTDQTLGHAFDGIEEYDNPLPRWWFMLFLGTLVFAGAYLLLYPGLGNFAGKLPGYEGGWTQVKQWQREMDKADQAYGPIYAKYASLPVEEVAKDERALKMGGRLFASNCSVCHGSDAKGAYGFPNLTDNQWRWGGDAASIKQTIAAGRTGMMPPQAPMIGEEGVRNVAAFVLTELAGRQLPEGEHADIEAGRKVFASTCFACHGADGQGTPSMGAPNLTQPSAFIYGSSFAQLQQTIRYGRNGHMPAQLQYVGSEDKVHLLAAYVYSLSQQKQPQQSLAQE; encoded by the coding sequence ATGACCACTTTCTGGAGCTGGTACATCACCCTGCTCACCCTGGGCAGCCTGCTCGCCCTGCTGTGGCTGATCTTCGCCACCCGCAGCGGCGAGCGGCCGGGCCCGACCGACCAGACCCTCGGCCATGCCTTCGACGGCATCGAGGAATACGACAACCCCCTGCCGCGCTGGTGGTTCATGCTGTTCCTCGGCACCCTGGTGTTCGCCGGCGCCTACCTGCTGCTCTACCCGGGCCTGGGCAACTTCGCCGGCAAGCTGCCGGGCTACGAGGGCGGCTGGACCCAGGTCAAGCAGTGGCAGCGCGAGATGGACAAGGCCGACCAGGCCTACGGCCCGATCTACGCCAAGTACGCCAGCCTGCCGGTCGAGGAAGTGGCCAAGGACGAGCGCGCGCTGAAGATGGGCGGCCGTCTGTTCGCCTCCAACTGCTCGGTGTGCCACGGCTCCGACGCCAAGGGCGCCTACGGCTTCCCCAACCTGACCGACAACCAGTGGCGCTGGGGCGGCGATGCCGCCTCGATCAAGCAGACCATCGCCGCCGGACGTACCGGCATGATGCCGCCGCAGGCGCCGATGATCGGCGAAGAAGGCGTGCGCAACGTCGCCGCCTTCGTGCTCACCGAACTGGCCGGACGTCAGCTGCCGGAAGGCGAGCATGCCGACATCGAGGCGGGGCGCAAGGTCTTCGCCAGCACCTGCTTCGCCTGCCACGGCGCCGACGGCCAGGGCACCCCGAGCATGGGTGCACCGAACCTGACCCAGCCCAGCGCCTTCATCTACGGCAGCAGCTTCGCCCAGCTGCAGCAGACCATCCGCTACGGCCGCAACGGCCACATGCCGGCGCAGCTGCAGTACGTCGGCAGCGAGGACAAGGTCCATCTGCTGGCCGCCTACGTGTACAGCCTGTCGCAGCAGAAACAGCCGCAGCAGTCGCTCGCCCAGGAATGA